The following proteins come from a genomic window of Sorghum bicolor cultivar BTx623 chromosome 3, Sorghum_bicolor_NCBIv3, whole genome shotgun sequence:
- the LOC8079056 gene encoding uncharacterized protein LOC8079056: protein MGGDPGKVIKNMKGAAQKYLGVGFLLGFFLVLLTYFTVSEQFAITAPNAVRRASPGHAHTSASPITPAVEEKRQQEAPVIEEKPPKAELAPEEKPPNAEQEEAQENPPRVEVEEPHAETEMDQQKPVSDDDDGRRSSSIVGGDDSAPAKKPACDIQGPWASDVCDIDGDVRIHGSAGTVLIAPSIESGGRNPNTQEWRIRPYSRKHQPGIKEVTVRELASAGDAPPCDVRSPVPALVLAMGGLSGNYWHDFSDILIPLYLQAARFDGEVQLVVENIQPWYVGKYRTILRRLSRHDVVDMDKDDRVRCFPGAVVGIRMHKEFSIDPEREPRGHSMPEFTAFLRETFSLPRAAPTRLTAAGGEDEEDERVKPRMMIISRRHPRKLVNVDDVVALARRVGFEVVIGDPPFNVDVGEFAREVNAVDVLVGVHGAGLTNSLFLPTGAVFIQINPYGKMEHIGEVDFGIPAVDMGLKYMAYSAGVEESTLVDTLGRDHPAVRDPESIHRSGWGKVAEFYLGKQDIRLDLQRFEPVLRKAMQLLRE from the exons ATGGGCGGCGATCCGGGGAAAGTCATCAAGAACATGAAGGGCGCGGCGCAGAAGTACCTCGGCGTTGGCTTCCTCCTCGGCTTCTTCCTCGTGCTCCTCACCTACTTCACCGTCTCCGAGCAGTTCGCCATCACGGCGCCCAACG CTGTTCGGAGGGCATCACCGGGGCACGCGCACACCTCGGCGTCACCGATCACCCCGGCCGTTGAAGAGAAGAGGCAGCAGGAGGCCCCTGTCATAG AGGAGAAGCCACCCAAGGCAGAGCTTGCACCAGAGGAGAAGCCTCCAAATGCAGAGCAGGAGGAGGCCCAAGAGAATCCCCCACGCGTTGAGGTTGAAGAGCCCCACGCTGAAACAGAGATGGACCAGCAGAAGCCTGTCTCAG ATGACGATGATGGTAGGAGGAGCAGTAGTATCGTCGGCGGCGATGACAGTGCTCCGGCGAAGAAGCCGGCGTGCGACATCCAGGGTCCATGGGCGTCCGACGTGTGCGACATCGACGGCGACGTGCGGATCCACGGCTCCGCGGGCACCGTCCTGATCGCTCCGTCCATCGAGAGCGGCGGCCGCAACCCGAACACGCAGGAGTGGCGCATCCGCCCTTACTCCCGGAAGCACCAGCCCGGGATCAAGGAGGTGACGGTGCGCGAGCTGGCGTCGGCCGGCGACGCGCCGCCGTGCGACGTCCGTTCCCCCGTGCCGGCGCTGGTGCTGGCCATGGGCGGGCTGTCGGGCAACTACTGGCACGACTTCAGCGACATCCTGATCCCGCTCTACCTCCAGGCGGCGCGGTTCGACGGCGAGGTGCAGCTCGTCGTGGAGAACATCCAGCCGTGGTACGTCGGCAAGTACCGGACCATCCTGCGTCGCCTGTCGCGGCACGACGTCGTGGACATGGACAAGGACGACCGCGTGCGGTGCTTCCCGGGCGCCGTGGTGGGCATCCGGATGCACAAGGAGTTCAGCATCGACCCGGAGCGGGAGCCCCGGGGCCACTCCATGCCGGAGTTCACCGCGTTCCTCCGGGAGACCTTCTCGCTCCCGCGCGCCGCGCCGACGAGGCTGAcggccgccggcggcgaggacgaggaggacgaGCGGGTGAAGCCGCGGATGATGATCATCTCGCGGCGGCACCCGCGGAAGCTGGTgaacgtggacgacgtggtggCCCTGGCGCGGCGCGTCGGGTTCGAGGTGGTGATCGGTGACCCGCCCTTCAACGTCGACGTCGGGGAGTTCGCCAGGGAGGTGAACGCCGTGGACGTGCTGGTGGGCGTGCACGGCGCCGGGCTGACCAACTCGCTGTTCCTCCCGACGGGCGCCGTGTTCATCCAGATCAACCCGTACGGAAAGATGGAGCACATCGGGGAGGTGGACTTCGGCATCCCCGCCGTGGACATGGGGCTCAAGTACATGGCCTACTCCGCCGGCGTGGAGGAGAGCACGCTGGTGGACACGCTGGGCCGGGACCACCCCGCCGTCAGGGACCCGGAGTCCATCCACCGGAGCGGGTGGGGGAAGGTGGCCGAGTTCTACCTCGGCAAGCAGGACATCCGGCTGGACCTCCAGCGGTTCGAGCCTGTGCTCCGCAAGGCCATGCAGCTCCTCAGGGAGTAG
- the LOC8079058 gene encoding uncharacterized protein LOC8079058 isoform X2 yields the protein MAFLVQHGKSRAVGARKPRHVARIPTKLELRHRQLAARLLPACLLAPVLCICAARLFSVVLPSQLSPGNGVYLAEGNHVISDDAEAAGALSSLQQGSVDDRHRLQEPSAQVPARLGADPVRGSPKLDIEVESSNSKHITDLDNKSGMKGLAISSTNASSPPENSIVSSRQSVTDTEVPKPKSKIYCDDKSKDDGFPYARPIICQMSGDVRVSPESSSVALNTPMLQGEEERRITPYARKDDSLLSLVREVVIRAVANENDAPKCSISHDVPAVIFSVGGYTGNFFHDMSDVLIPLYLTSFQYKGRVKFFITNYKQWWIQKYKPVLRRLSHHDIIDFDSNKDVHCFQHVILGLTRDRDLILRPHPTRNPKGYSMLDFTRFLRHSYGLKRNRPLVLGEQPGKKPRMLIISRRGTRKLLNLRQVAATSRALGFDVIISEARGNLKRFATMVNSCDVLLAVHGAGLTNQVFLPPQAVVVQIVPWGKMDWMATNFYGQPARGMNLRYLEYYVSEKESSLAQRYPRDHLVFKDPMAIHGQGWNALADIFMAQDVKLNIRRFRPTLLQVLDLLQV from the exons ATGGCGTTCCTGGTGCAGCACGGCAAGAGCAGAGCCGTCGGCGCGAGGAAGCCGAGGCACGTCGCCAGGATCCCGACCAAGCTGGAGCTCAGGCACAGGCAGCTCGCCGCCAGGCTTCTCCCGGCGTGCCTGCTCGCCCCGGTGCTCTGCATCTGCGCGGCCAGGCTCTTCTCCGTCGTCCTGCCGTCGCAACTCTCGC cTGGCAATGGAGTTTACCTTGCAGAGGGAAACCATGTTATCTCTGACGATGCTGAAG CGGCTGGAGCTCTGAGCTCCTTGCAGCAGGGCTCTGTGGACGACAGACATCGACTTCAAGAACCTAGTGCTCAGGTTCCTGCAAGATTGGGTGCTGATCCTGTCAGGGGTTCACCAAAATTAG ATATTGAAGTTGAAAGCAGCAACTCCAAGCATATAACAGATTTGGATAATAAATCAGGAATGAAGGGGCTGGCTATATCTTCAACAAATGCTAGTTCCCCACCCGAAAACTCCATCGTGAGTTCCCGACAATCAG TTACAGATACTGAAGTTCCAAAGCCTAAGAGCAAGATATACTGTGACGACAAGAGTAAAGATGATGGCTTCCCTTATGCAAGGCCAATCATCTGCCAAATGTCTGGTGATGTGCGAGTTTCTCCTGAAAGTTCATCAGTTGCTCTTAATACGCCAATGCTACAAGGCGAGGAAGAGCGGCGGATTACCCCATATGCTCGCAAGGACGATTCCTTGCTATCCCTTGTAAGAGAAGTGGTCATCAGAGCAGTTGCAAATGAAAATGATGCTCCCAAATGCAGCATCAGCCATGATGTCCCAGCAGTTATCTTCTCAGTTGGTGGCTATACCGGAAACTTCTTCCACGACATGTCTGATGTGCTGATCCCACTATATCTAACTTCCTTTCAGTATAAAGGTCGAGTAAAATTCTTCATTACAAACTACAAGCAGTGGTGGATTCAGAAATATAAACCAGTGCTACGGAGGCTATCGCATCACGACATAATCGATTTTGACTCTAACAAGGATGTCCACTGTTTTCAGCATGTAATCCTCGGCCTGACGAGGGATAGGGATCTCATCCTTCGGCCACATCCCACGAGAAACCCAAAGGGGTACTCGATGCTTGACTTCACAAGATTCTTGCGCCACTCATATGGCCTCAAAAGGAACAGGCCATTGGTCCTCGGTGAGCAGCCTGGCAAGAAACCAAGAATGCTGATCATATCAAGGCGAGGCACGAGGAAGCTATTGAACCTTCGTCAAGTGGCAGCCACATCAAGGGCGTTAGGCTTTGACGTGATCATCTCCGAGGCCAGGGGAAACTTGAAGAGGTTTGCAACAATGGTGAATTCATGCGACGTGCTCCTAGCAGTCCATGGCGCCGGCCTCACCAACCAGGTCTTTCTCCCACCACAGGCGGTGGTGGTCCAGATAGTTCCATGGGGGAAGATGGACTGGATGGCCACCAACTTCTACGGGCAGCCAGCGCGTGGCATGAACCTGAGGTACCTGGAGTACTACGTCTCTGAAAAAGAGAGTAGCCTTGCTCAGAGGTACCCAAGAGACCACTTGGTGTTCAAGGACCCCATGGCAATCCATGGTCAGGGATGGAATGCGTTGGCAGACATTTTTATGGCACAGGATGTGAAACTAAATATCAGGAGATTCAGGCCTACACTTTTACAGGTTCTGGACCTTCTTCAGGTCTAG
- the LOC8079058 gene encoding uncharacterized protein LOC8079058 isoform X1: protein MAFLVQHGKSRAVGARKPRHVARIPTKLELRHRQLAARLLPACLLAPVLCICAARLFSVVLPSQLSPGNGVYLAEGNHVISDDAEAAGALSSLQQGSVDDRHRLQEPSAQVPARLGADPVRGSPKLDIEVESSNSKHITDLDNKSGMKGLAISSTNASSPPENSIVSSRQSAVTDTEVPKPKSKIYCDDKSKDDGFPYARPIICQMSGDVRVSPESSSVALNTPMLQGEEERRITPYARKDDSLLSLVREVVIRAVANENDAPKCSISHDVPAVIFSVGGYTGNFFHDMSDVLIPLYLTSFQYKGRVKFFITNYKQWWIQKYKPVLRRLSHHDIIDFDSNKDVHCFQHVILGLTRDRDLILRPHPTRNPKGYSMLDFTRFLRHSYGLKRNRPLVLGEQPGKKPRMLIISRRGTRKLLNLRQVAATSRALGFDVIISEARGNLKRFATMVNSCDVLLAVHGAGLTNQVFLPPQAVVVQIVPWGKMDWMATNFYGQPARGMNLRYLEYYVSEKESSLAQRYPRDHLVFKDPMAIHGQGWNALADIFMAQDVKLNIRRFRPTLLQVLDLLQV from the exons ATGGCGTTCCTGGTGCAGCACGGCAAGAGCAGAGCCGTCGGCGCGAGGAAGCCGAGGCACGTCGCCAGGATCCCGACCAAGCTGGAGCTCAGGCACAGGCAGCTCGCCGCCAGGCTTCTCCCGGCGTGCCTGCTCGCCCCGGTGCTCTGCATCTGCGCGGCCAGGCTCTTCTCCGTCGTCCTGCCGTCGCAACTCTCGC cTGGCAATGGAGTTTACCTTGCAGAGGGAAACCATGTTATCTCTGACGATGCTGAAG CGGCTGGAGCTCTGAGCTCCTTGCAGCAGGGCTCTGTGGACGACAGACATCGACTTCAAGAACCTAGTGCTCAGGTTCCTGCAAGATTGGGTGCTGATCCTGTCAGGGGTTCACCAAAATTAG ATATTGAAGTTGAAAGCAGCAACTCCAAGCATATAACAGATTTGGATAATAAATCAGGAATGAAGGGGCTGGCTATATCTTCAACAAATGCTAGTTCCCCACCCGAAAACTCCATCGTGAGTTCCCGACAATCAG CAGTTACAGATACTGAAGTTCCAAAGCCTAAGAGCAAGATATACTGTGACGACAAGAGTAAAGATGATGGCTTCCCTTATGCAAGGCCAATCATCTGCCAAATGTCTGGTGATGTGCGAGTTTCTCCTGAAAGTTCATCAGTTGCTCTTAATACGCCAATGCTACAAGGCGAGGAAGAGCGGCGGATTACCCCATATGCTCGCAAGGACGATTCCTTGCTATCCCTTGTAAGAGAAGTGGTCATCAGAGCAGTTGCAAATGAAAATGATGCTCCCAAATGCAGCATCAGCCATGATGTCCCAGCAGTTATCTTCTCAGTTGGTGGCTATACCGGAAACTTCTTCCACGACATGTCTGATGTGCTGATCCCACTATATCTAACTTCCTTTCAGTATAAAGGTCGAGTAAAATTCTTCATTACAAACTACAAGCAGTGGTGGATTCAGAAATATAAACCAGTGCTACGGAGGCTATCGCATCACGACATAATCGATTTTGACTCTAACAAGGATGTCCACTGTTTTCAGCATGTAATCCTCGGCCTGACGAGGGATAGGGATCTCATCCTTCGGCCACATCCCACGAGAAACCCAAAGGGGTACTCGATGCTTGACTTCACAAGATTCTTGCGCCACTCATATGGCCTCAAAAGGAACAGGCCATTGGTCCTCGGTGAGCAGCCTGGCAAGAAACCAAGAATGCTGATCATATCAAGGCGAGGCACGAGGAAGCTATTGAACCTTCGTCAAGTGGCAGCCACATCAAGGGCGTTAGGCTTTGACGTGATCATCTCCGAGGCCAGGGGAAACTTGAAGAGGTTTGCAACAATGGTGAATTCATGCGACGTGCTCCTAGCAGTCCATGGCGCCGGCCTCACCAACCAGGTCTTTCTCCCACCACAGGCGGTGGTGGTCCAGATAGTTCCATGGGGGAAGATGGACTGGATGGCCACCAACTTCTACGGGCAGCCAGCGCGTGGCATGAACCTGAGGTACCTGGAGTACTACGTCTCTGAAAAAGAGAGTAGCCTTGCTCAGAGGTACCCAAGAGACCACTTGGTGTTCAAGGACCCCATGGCAATCCATGGTCAGGGATGGAATGCGTTGGCAGACATTTTTATGGCACAGGATGTGAAACTAAATATCAGGAGATTCAGGCCTACACTTTTACAGGTTCTGGACCTTCTTCAGGTCTAG